In one Crocinitomicaceae bacterium genomic region, the following are encoded:
- a CDS encoding FAD-dependent monooxygenase, with protein MQKTAIIIGAGLVGSLWAVYLSKAGYKVSIYERRPDIRKADISAGKSINLAMSYRGWTALETVGVADDVRKIAIAMPGRIMHDLDGKQNFQPYGKEGQAIFSVSRGGLNAKMMDIAEERGGAVIHYHHKCVDVDLENGLAYFENTESGEKISAKADVVFATDGAFSAARYNAFQKLDRFQYSQHYIEDGYKELLLPANADGSYKLEKNALHIWPRGRFMLIALANEDGSFTCTLFMPFEGEKSFSALKTDEDIQHFFKTTFPDFFDICPNLLETWHSNPLSSLAIIRCFPWTKGKVALMGDAAHATVPFYGQGMNAGFEDCTVMFDLMKRHNENWPVIFKEYETLRKPDGDAVQDLSVENYFVMRDFVADPKFLLQKKIEAHFNKLHPDKWTPLYTQVSFTNTRYSVAYQNGKKQDEIMRKVMNRPDIEKVWDSKEVEEEILRLLSSLN; from the coding sequence ATGCAAAAAACAGCAATCATTATCGGAGCCGGACTGGTTGGTTCGCTTTGGGCCGTTTATCTTTCAAAAGCAGGATATAAAGTAAGCATTTATGAGCGTCGGCCTGACATTCGTAAAGCAGATATTTCAGCCGGAAAATCTATTAACCTTGCCATGTCATACCGCGGTTGGACGGCTTTAGAAACCGTGGGTGTAGCAGATGATGTCAGAAAAATTGCGATAGCCATGCCGGGGCGCATCATGCATGATTTAGACGGCAAGCAAAATTTTCAACCCTACGGAAAAGAAGGGCAAGCAATATTCTCTGTTTCACGTGGTGGACTGAATGCTAAAATGATGGACATTGCTGAAGAGCGCGGTGGGGCAGTGATTCACTATCATCACAAATGCGTTGATGTTGATTTGGAAAATGGACTTGCCTATTTTGAAAACACGGAAAGCGGAGAAAAAATTTCAGCCAAAGCGGATGTTGTTTTTGCAACCGATGGTGCTTTTTCTGCAGCAAGATATAACGCCTTTCAGAAATTAGATCGCTTTCAATACAGCCAGCATTATATTGAAGATGGATACAAGGAATTACTCTTGCCGGCGAATGCAGACGGATCATATAAATTAGAAAAAAACGCCCTGCATATTTGGCCACGCGGTAGATTCATGCTTATTGCATTGGCTAATGAAGACGGGTCGTTCACCTGTACTTTGTTCATGCCTTTTGAGGGTGAAAAATCATTCAGTGCATTAAAAACTGATGAGGATATTCAGCATTTTTTCAAAACTACTTTTCCTGATTTTTTTGATATCTGTCCTAATCTTTTGGAAACCTGGCACAGCAATCCATTATCATCACTTGCCATTATTCGCTGCTTTCCGTGGACAAAAGGAAAAGTTGCCCTTATGGGTGATGCTGCACATGCAACGGTTCCGTTCTATGGTCAGGGCATGAACGCCGGTTTTGAAGATTGCACCGTAATGTTTGATTTAATGAAAAGGCACAACGAAAACTGGCCGGTTATTTTTAAAGAATATGAAACCTTGCGCAAACCTGATGGTGATGCCGTGCAAGATCTTTCAGTAGAAAATTATTTTGTGATGCGTGATTTTGTGGCGGATCCGAAATTTCTTCTCCAGAAAAAAATTGAAGCACATTTCAATAAATTACACCCTGATAAATGGACACCTCTTTATACGCAAGTATCTTTTACAAACACGCGATATTCAGTAGCCTACCAAAACGGAAAAAAGCAAGACGAAATCATGCGCAAGGTGATGAACCGACCTGACATTGAAAAAGTTTGGGATTCTAAAGAAGTGGAGGAGGAGATATTGAGGTTGTTGAGTTCGTTGAATTAA
- a CDS encoding alpha/beta hydrolase, protein MTTIILPQSRLNEYPFTQIEVVIKNFLLVIFSSVYLNQVYAESDKTNVYLIPGQGSDYRIFDSLHLPNQYSLIHVQHGIPEEGMTMSEYAGVLFNQVDTSSKYILIGVSLGGMLAVEMNEFHKPEKTIIISSAKCRAELPDRYLLQEYLPIYQLVSEDMCKKGALFLQPIVEPDRKNQKKTFISMLEDKDPLFFKRTITMILEWQRINYSDEIIHIHGDEDRTIPARNVDYDYLIEGGSHMMTLTKGSEIGSLIVEILDKK, encoded by the coding sequence TTGACAACAATAATTCTGCCCCAAAGTCGTTTGAATGAATATCCATTTACCCAAATAGAAGTTGTGATCAAAAATTTTCTGCTTGTTATTTTTTCATCTGTTTATTTGAATCAGGTTTATGCTGAATCAGACAAAACAAATGTTTACCTTATTCCCGGTCAAGGTTCAGATTATAGGATATTTGATAGTTTGCATTTGCCTAATCAATATAGTCTCATCCATGTTCAGCATGGTATTCCTGAAGAGGGCATGACCATGTCAGAATATGCGGGTGTGCTTTTTAATCAGGTTGACACAAGTAGCAAATATATTTTGATTGGCGTTTCATTGGGCGGTATGTTAGCCGTTGAGATGAATGAATTTCATAAACCAGAAAAGACCATCATTATTTCTAGCGCAAAGTGTAGAGCTGAATTACCGGATAGATATCTGTTACAAGAATATTTGCCAATTTACCAATTGGTATCAGAAGATATGTGTAAAAAAGGAGCCCTATTTCTGCAGCCCATTGTTGAACCTGACAGAAAAAATCAAAAAAAAACATTTATATCTATGCTTGAAGACAAAGATCCGCTTTTTTTCAAGCGAACCATTACCATGATTTTGGAATGGCAACGGATCAACTATTCTGATGAAATTATTCATATACATGGTGATGAAGACAGAACAATTCCGGCAAGAAATGTAGACTACGATTACCTCATTGAAGGCGGCTCACACATGATGACACTCACCAAAGGATCAGAAATAGGTAGCTTGATAGTAGAAATTTTGGATAAAAAATAG
- a CDS encoding gliding motility lipoprotein GldH, translating to MQKKISNILLIIACLGMLTACDTERIYEENFAVENQVWNAEDIKTFSFEITDTLSPVDLYVNIRTTTDYPYSNLYIFLYSDYPNGYTDKDTLEFILAESDGRWLGENSGTVVENQILIARGGYFSVSGTYTFKIQHAMREDDLPEIMDVGFRVAYTPAK from the coding sequence ATGCAAAAAAAGATCAGTAATATTCTGTTGATCATTGCCTGCCTTGGCATGTTAACAGCTTGCGATACTGAACGTATCTATGAAGAAAATTTTGCTGTTGAAAATCAAGTTTGGAATGCTGAAGACATCAAAACATTTTCATTTGAAATCACGGATACGCTGAGTCCGGTTGACTTGTATGTAAATATCAGAACAACTACTGATTATCCATATAGCAATTTGTACATTTTTCTCTACAGCGATTATCCAAATGGGTATACAGACAAAGACACCCTTGAATTTATTTTAGCAGAATCAGATGGCCGTTGGCTTGGTGAAAATTCAGGCACGGTAGTCGAAAATCAAATTCTCATTGCCCGCGGCGGATATTTCAGCGTGAGCGGCACTTACACCTTCAAAATACAGCACGCCATGCGTGAGGATGACCTTCCTGAAATAATGGACGTTGGCTTCAGAGTTGCCTATACTCCGGCAAAGTAG
- a CDS encoding HipA domain-containing protein, producing MKNKCLYCYEAIEKGYDFHEECSVKFFGLKIPPIIEYSLNEMTALAETVVERSITVPGVQPKLSMSLEKKVTLKSDTRLTVIGALGGSYIFKPPTDRFPEMPENEHLTMRVAEIFGIRVVPSSLIRLASGELAYITRRIDRTDKGEKIHMLDMFQITEAFDKYKSSLEKIGKAIEQFSDNTVLDKIIFFELSLFTFLTGNNDMHLKNFSMIERSSGWTLAPAYDLLNVTILNPEDDEELALTLAGKKKKLKREHFEGLGTGLGLNKKQVENAFYRIEKNLDEALKFIDESFLSKGMKAEYKTVMQNRAHRLIPRS from the coding sequence ATGAAAAATAAATGTTTGTATTGCTATGAGGCTATTGAAAAGGGGTATGATTTTCATGAAGAATGTTCAGTGAAATTTTTCGGATTAAAAATACCCCCGATTATAGAATATTCATTGAATGAAATGACTGCGCTTGCAGAAACAGTTGTTGAAAGAAGTATTACTGTCCCGGGTGTTCAACCAAAATTATCCATGTCTCTTGAGAAAAAAGTAACGCTGAAATCAGATACCAGATTAACGGTCATTGGTGCGTTAGGAGGCAGTTACATATTTAAACCTCCGACTGATCGCTTCCCAGAAATGCCAGAAAATGAACATCTGACCATGCGAGTAGCAGAAATTTTTGGAATTCGCGTGGTGCCATCATCACTTATACGATTGGCTTCAGGCGAATTAGCTTATATCACAAGGCGCATCGACAGAACAGATAAAGGTGAAAAAATACACATGCTCGATATGTTTCAGATTACTGAAGCTTTTGACAAATACAAAAGTTCCTTAGAAAAAATCGGAAAGGCAATTGAGCAATTTTCTGATAATACGGTGCTGGATAAAATTATCTTTTTTGAATTGTCACTTTTCACTTTTTTAACAGGAAACAACGACATGCACCTGAAGAATTTTTCTATGATTGAAAGATCTTCAGGCTGGACACTTGCCCCGGCATACGACCTATTAAATGTCACTATTCTTAATCCAGAAGATGACGAAGAACTTGCTCTAACCTTAGCCGGAAAAAAGAAAAAACTAAAACGAGAACACTTTGAAGGATTAGGAACCGGACTTGGATTAAATAAGAAACAAGTGGAAAATGCGTTCTACAGGATAGAAAAAAATTTAGACGAGGCGTTGAAATTTATTGATGAATCATTTTTGTCAAAGGGAATGAAAGCGGAATACAAGACGGTAATGCAAAATCGAGCTCATCGTCTGATTCCCAGAAGTTAG
- a CDS encoding SRPBCC family protein: MSKNKVELHRVFTASPEKIFKAFTDPDAMASWLPPYGFICKVHQMDVKVGGKYKMSFTNFTTGSSHAFGGEYLALVPNELLKYSDKFDDPTLPDEMITTIEIKKVVCGTELRATQEGIPDAIPLEMCYLGWQESLEKLKRLVEPNIPDGE; this comes from the coding sequence ATGTCAAAAAACAAAGTTGAACTGCATCGTGTGTTTACCGCAAGTCCTGAAAAAATATTTAAAGCATTCACTGATCCTGATGCCATGGCTTCATGGCTTCCTCCTTATGGATTTATATGCAAAGTACATCAAATGGATGTAAAAGTGGGCGGTAAATACAAGATGTCATTTACCAATTTTACCACCGGTAGTTCTCACGCTTTTGGCGGCGAATATCTAGCGCTAGTTCCAAACGAATTATTGAAATATTCTGATAAGTTTGATGACCCAACCTTACCGGACGAAATGATCACGACCATTGAAATAAAAAAAGTGGTTTGCGGAACAGAACTGCGCGCAACACAAGAAGGAATTCCCGATGCAATACCTCTTGAAATGTGCTATCTTGGTTGGCAAGAATCATTAGAAAAACTCAAACGCTTAGTTGAGCCAAATATTCCGGATGGGGAGTGA
- a CDS encoding metallophosphoesterase, whose amino-acid sequence MRFAVAGHVYGNPDTYTLSIYPPFLEQLKKDDKSYTFDYLFLTGDVAAKPTDTNWMNVENELRQLSIPYFIAPGNHDGGDYFLEHIQKSPYCFFSENKNHFIVLNTTNNGWTTNQQQTDTLQKVLSTIRDSTDKIFVFTHQLWWLKDAPDSFALDSIRPNSYAAFDGKENFWENAFPYFDSTGCETWFFAGDVGSHHSLVAYYEDHYQHFHFYASGMGGGADDNYLHVALFEDGRIEITKVKF is encoded by the coding sequence ATGAGATTTGCAGTTGCCGGACATGTTTATGGAAACCCTGATACATATACCTTATCTATCTATCCTCCCTTTTTAGAACAATTAAAAAAAGATGACAAAAGCTACACGTTTGATTATCTTTTTTTGACCGGCGATGTTGCGGCAAAACCAACAGACACTAATTGGATGAACGTTGAAAACGAACTGCGGCAATTGTCTATTCCTTATTTTATTGCGCCCGGAAATCATGATGGTGGTGATTATTTTTTAGAACACATTCAAAAATCACCGTATTGTTTTTTCAGTGAAAACAAAAATCATTTCATTGTACTCAACACAACAAATAATGGTTGGACAACCAATCAACAACAAACCGACACGCTGCAAAAAGTGCTCTCCACAATCAGAGATAGTACAGATAAAATTTTTGTATTTACGCACCAGCTTTGGTGGTTGAAAGATGCACCCGATTCATTTGCACTAGATAGCATAAGACCAAATTCGTACGCTGCGTTTGATGGTAAAGAAAATTTTTGGGAAAACGCCTTTCCCTACTTTGACAGCACCGGTTGCGAAACCTGGTTTTTTGCCGGTGACGTGGGCTCACATCATTCGCTTGTGGCGTATTATGAAGATCATTACCAACACTTCCATTTCTACGCAAGTGGTATGGGCGGTGGCGCTGATGATAATTATTTGCATGTAGCTTTATTTGAAGATGGCAGAATAGAAATCACCAAAGTGAAATTTTGA
- a CDS encoding DUF86 domain-containing protein, translated as MSKDPHEYLRHILDECNFLLQLSEYGLSKEELLNDETKKRAVVRSLEIIGEATKKIPVDFKLKWTSVNWREMAGMRDRLIHEYMGVNYHIVWDVVMNKIPKLKLQIQEILPS; from the coding sequence ATGTCTAAAGATCCACATGAATATCTCAGACATATTTTAGATGAATGCAACTTTCTGCTCCAATTATCTGAATACGGATTATCAAAAGAAGAATTGCTCAACGATGAAACGAAGAAACGAGCGGTTGTTCGAAGTCTTGAAATAATTGGGGAAGCAACCAAGAAAATTCCAGTTGATTTTAAGTTGAAATGGACATCAGTTAATTGGCGAGAAATGGCAGGTATGAGGGACAGACTAATTCATGAATATATGGGTGTAAACTACCATATAGTCTGGGATGTAGTAATGAATAAAATTCCAAAACTAAAATTGCAGATCCAAGAAATTCTACCGTCTTAA
- a CDS encoding pentapeptide repeat-containing protein, whose protein sequence is MINSKLIGNKIAQARKKINLSQAELANKISISPQAVGKWERGESMPDIITLNRLSELFQVDLNYFSENSNHEINDKPIEKYTETIHKEPVEKKIIDGGWDMSEGNWTDANFSGIKNLSENFCSSNLKKCDFLNSDLSKLNLTKNNMEACDFSGTKFNKSIIKSSNFLDNKYIQCDFTEVEIVKTNLEKCNFTQGNFTGSHLSDCNIESCNFSEVVWKSTQFIKTNFSHLIFSGALSDCHFERCGFYRVIFENATIKNSFFKYNERFSKVQFVNCKTDSITYAFLKNNAPIPLNTETTKFCTFESRH, encoded by the coding sequence ATGATCAATTCAAAGTTAATAGGCAATAAAATTGCTCAGGCACGAAAAAAAATCAACTTATCACAAGCTGAACTTGCCAATAAAATATCTATCAGTCCGCAGGCCGTAGGCAAATGGGAGCGTGGAGAATCAATGCCCGATATCATCACCCTAAACCGCTTGTCTGAGCTATTTCAAGTTGACCTCAACTATTTTTCTGAAAATTCAAATCATGAAATAAATGATAAGCCAATTGAAAAATACACAGAGACAATTCATAAGGAACCAGTTGAGAAAAAAATAATTGATGGTGGCTGGGACATGTCAGAAGGCAACTGGACAGACGCCAATTTTTCAGGTATAAAAAATTTGAGCGAGAATTTTTGTTCTTCTAACCTTAAAAAATGTGATTTCTTAAATTCAGATTTATCAAAGCTCAATCTTACCAAAAACAACATGGAGGCCTGTGATTTCTCAGGGACAAAATTCAATAAATCCATCATCAAATCATCCAATTTTTTAGATAACAAGTACATTCAATGTGATTTTACTGAAGTTGAAATTGTTAAGACTAACCTTGAAAAGTGCAATTTCACTCAGGGTAATTTTACCGGCTCTCATCTTTCAGATTGTAATATTGAATCATGTAATTTCTCAGAAGTGGTTTGGAAATCAACCCAATTTATTAAAACCAATTTTAGTCACCTCATCTTTTCAGGTGCCCTTTCAGATTGTCATTTTGAGCGCTGTGGTTTCTACCGTGTGATATTTGAAAACGCGACAATCAAAAACTCTTTCTTTAAATATAATGAGCGATTTAGTAAAGTTCAATTTGTAAATTGTAAAACAGATTCTATTACTTATGCGTTTCTAAAAAATAACGCACCTATCCCTTTAAATACAGAAACTACTAAATTTTGTACCTTTGAGTCAAGGCATTAA
- a CDS encoding response regulator: MPQAISIEILIADDDAEDRMLITDALYESRLKNNIQHVEDGEELIHYLKNEGKYSNKKQYPTPGIILLDLNMPKKDGREALKEIKSDARLSMIPVIVLTTSKAEEDIVRSYNLGVNSFITKPVSFTSMVEVMKTLNKYWFEIVELPRHKS, translated from the coding sequence ATGCCACAAGCCATATCCATTGAAATTCTTATTGCAGACGATGATGCAGAAGACCGCATGTTGATTACAGATGCGCTGTATGAAAGCAGGTTAAAAAACAATATTCAGCATGTTGAAGATGGCGAAGAGCTTATTCACTACTTGAAAAACGAAGGAAAGTATAGCAACAAAAAACAATATCCAACGCCCGGCATCATTTTGCTCGATTTGAATATGCCAAAAAAAGATGGTAGGGAGGCATTGAAAGAAATTAAGTCAGACGCGCGTTTGAGCATGATTCCCGTTATTGTTTTAACTACATCAAAAGCTGAAGAAGATATTGTGAGATCATACAACTTGGGGGTAAATTCTTTTATTACTAAACCGGTGAGTTTTACTTCCATGGTTGAGGTAATGAAAACACTCAACAAGTATTGGTTTGAAATTGTTGAACTCCCACGGCACAAGTCATGA
- a CDS encoding IS1595 family transposase, whose translation MVYAYCFDVKRKERYFISAGFKTIGVTYKTAWYACMRVRCAMVDDGEMLEGIVEMDESYIGGKPRKRGVKVDPSVANLSTVDINKPKRGRGTDKIPVVGIVEREGKKRVIAKVMDSLTSRDMLAMLKKYVDTDNAVMMTDEYKAYKSFDSHLQHLTVNHSLKEYVKDGVIHTNTIEGFWSIVKGGIKGQYVVLSKKYLPFYMVEFAYKYNNKNKKSFFDETIDKAVDDGKCLVDYKPKKIIKRITYPQKKSHIAKKINRPDWIRNKQKRDSF comes from the coding sequence ATGGTTTATGCTTATTGCTTTGATGTTAAACGCAAAGAAAGGTATTTCATCAGCGCAGGTTTCAAGACAATAGGCGTAACATATAAAACGGCGTGGTATGCCTGTATGCGTGTGCGTTGTGCAATGGTTGATGATGGCGAAATGCTTGAAGGCATTGTAGAGATGGACGAATCATATATTGGAGGCAAACCAAGAAAAAGAGGCGTAAAAGTTGATCCAAGTGTTGCTAATTTATCTACGGTTGATATTAACAAACCAAAAAGAGGCAGAGGAACGGATAAAATACCTGTTGTTGGAATTGTAGAGCGTGAAGGCAAAAAACGTGTTATAGCAAAAGTGATGGATTCACTTACTTCCCGTGATATGTTGGCAATGCTTAAAAAGTATGTTGATACTGATAATGCCGTAATGATGACAGATGAATATAAAGCATATAAAAGTTTTGACAGTCATCTACAACATCTAACTGTAAATCATTCACTGAAAGAATATGTGAAGGATGGAGTAATACATACAAACACAATTGAAGGATTTTGGAGCATTGTAAAAGGAGGCATTAAAGGTCAGTATGTAGTGTTAAGCAAAAAATATCTGCCGTTCTATATGGTTGAATTTGCTTACAAATACAATAACAAAAACAAAAAATCGTTTTTTGATGAAACAATAGATAAGGCTGTTGACGATGGAAAATGCTTAGTCGATTACAAACCGAAAAAGATCATTAAACGAATTACGTACCCTCAGAAAAAATCCCATATTGCGAAGAAAATAAACCGCCCAGATTGGATAAGGAACAAACAAAAAAGGGATAGCTTTTAA
- a CDS encoding nucleotidyltransferase family protein, giving the protein MNSQEYILSSIKKHKSELARYGVHNVGLFGSYAKGEQSSGSDIDILIDFDPKQENFDNFMAVCDILEKLFQNQKVEIVTKNGLSPYIGPSILREVMYV; this is encoded by the coding sequence ATGAATAGCCAAGAATACATACTGTCAAGCATCAAGAAGCATAAAAGCGAACTTGCCAGATATGGCGTGCATAATGTTGGGTTATTTGGATCTTATGCTAAGGGTGAACAATCATCTGGTAGTGATATCGATATTTTAATTGATTTCGATCCCAAGCAGGAGAATTTCGACAATTTCATGGCGGTGTGTGATATACTTGAAAAACTTTTCCAAAATCAGAAAGTAGAAATCGTCACCAAAAATGGTTTGAGCCCGTACATTGGACCGTCTATTCTTAGGGAAGTAATGTATGTCTAA
- a CDS encoding helix-turn-helix transcriptional regulator, protein MHKVRDEKILRRFGENLRKIRKSKGMSQEDLAYESDLTLSQIARIETGRLNTSICTVYAIAKGLGVDAKELM, encoded by the coding sequence GTGCATAAAGTCAGGGATGAAAAGATACTCAGAAGATTTGGTGAAAACCTTAGAAAAATAAGGAAATCAAAAGGTATGAGCCAAGAAGATTTGGCTTATGAATCTGATCTTACTTTAAGTCAGATAGCGAGAATAGAGACAGGCAGACTTAATACTTCAATTTGCACGGTTTATGCAATAGCCAAAGGGCTTGGCGTTGATGCAAAAGAACTAATGTAA
- a CDS encoding response regulator yields the protein MTHTEIKVLMVDDDEEDYIITRDIISEIDHRKYSIQWIGDYETGLTEVMKQNHHVYLIDYNIGAKNGIDLIREAKTKAMFAPFILLTGQNDINIDNSALEVGASDFLVKGKIDSHALETSIRYSIEHARIKEQQNQLNQYLEDRIRERTAVLEDAVTELNKTKKELSEALRKEKELNELKSRFVATTSHEFRTPLAMVLSSLSLVQKYGEQNDKENQLRHILRIKSAVNHLTDLLNDVLSVSKQDEGKQVVKYESFDLTLLLSEVQSSFQPLLKNDQKFNVLHEGNKTIVTDLKILHQILTNLVSNAIKFSPKGGSVLLSARVNNEYIEITVSDQGIGIPKEDQEHLFGRFFRGRNATAIQGTGLGLNIVAKNIEMLNGEISCESDTGKGTTFVVRLPQGLVAQG from the coding sequence ATGACACATACTGAAATAAAAGTATTAATGGTTGATGATGATGAAGAAGATTACATCATCACACGCGATATTATTTCAGAAATTGATCATCGTAAATATTCCATTCAATGGATTGGTGATTATGAAACCGGATTGACAGAAGTGATGAAACAAAATCATCATGTCTATCTTATTGATTACAATATTGGCGCAAAAAATGGCATTGACCTAATTCGTGAGGCAAAAACAAAAGCCATGTTTGCACCATTCATTTTACTCACCGGGCAAAATGACATCAATATTGATAATAGTGCATTAGAAGTTGGGGCATCAGATTTTTTAGTGAAAGGTAAAATTGATTCACACGCACTGGAAACAAGCATTAGATACAGTATTGAACATGCACGTATTAAAGAACAACAAAATCAACTTAACCAATATCTTGAAGACCGCATACGTGAGCGCACGGCTGTGTTGGAAGATGCAGTGACAGAACTCAATAAAACAAAAAAAGAACTCAGTGAAGCGTTGAGAAAGGAAAAGGAGTTGAATGAATTGAAATCACGTTTTGTTGCAACAACTTCGCATGAATTCCGCACACCCTTGGCTATGGTATTATCATCATTATCTCTGGTGCAAAAATATGGTGAGCAAAATGATAAAGAAAATCAATTAAGACATATACTCAGAATTAAATCAGCTGTCAATCATCTCACTGATTTATTAAATGATGTTTTATCTGTGAGCAAGCAAGACGAGGGTAAGCAGGTGGTAAAATATGAATCTTTTGATTTAACCTTATTGCTAAGTGAAGTACAATCATCATTTCAACCCTTGCTCAAGAATGACCAAAAATTTAACGTACTCCATGAGGGCAACAAAACCATTGTCACTGATCTCAAAATATTGCACCAAATTTTGACTAACCTGGTAAGCAATGCCATTAAATTTTCACCCAAAGGAGGATCAGTTTTGTTGAGCGCGCGTGTAAACAATGAATACATTGAAATTACAGTAAGTGATCAGGGAATAGGTATTCCAAAAGAAGATCAGGAACATTTGTTTGGTCGTTTTTTCAGAGGCAGAAACGCCACCGCAATTCAGGGCACCGGTTTAGGGCTTAACATTGTTGCCAAAAATATTGAAATGCTCAATGGTGAAATAAGCTGTGAAAGCGACACCGGTAAAGGAACTACGTTTGTGGTGCGGTTGCCGCAGGGGCTTGTTGCGCAAGGGTGA
- a CDS encoding DNA polymerase III subunit delta has translation MQFANIPGNEKEKNALLYQAREGRVSHAQLFLGPDGSAKFALAWAFAKYLLCDNPQSNDACGTCASCHKVSKLIHPDLHFVFPVVLSADKDDKVKSSDDRLIQWNDFVLKNPYFSLNMWQEFTESLGKEPVIGVEESRSILQKLSLKSYSGKYKLMVLWLPEKMNQAAANKLLKMLEEPPEETLFLLLCDNMENILPTIISRTQMLKISPFTSDEIAGYLEGHFSADPSVSYSIAGLAQGSMVEAIQMITGDENQHVYFDLFVKMMRTAYAANGLDLMSVSEEIAALNKEQQKNFLRYGLHLFRESIMLNYMKGELVNLRNEERAFLDKFARFINNQNIVALNEEFNKAHYHLERNANAKVLFTDLLIKLTKLIRKGV, from the coding sequence ATGCAATTTGCCAACATTCCCGGAAATGAAAAGGAAAAAAACGCCTTGTTATATCAGGCACGTGAAGGACGTGTAAGCCATGCACAATTATTTTTAGGTCCTGATGGATCAGCCAAATTTGCCTTGGCATGGGCATTTGCCAAATATTTATTGTGTGATAATCCACAAAGCAACGACGCTTGCGGAACCTGTGCATCATGCCACAAAGTAAGCAAACTGATTCACCCTGATTTGCATTTTGTTTTTCCGGTTGTGTTATCAGCGGACAAAGATGACAAGGTAAAATCATCTGATGACCGCTTGATACAATGGAATGATTTTGTTTTAAAAAACCCGTATTTCAGTTTGAATATGTGGCAAGAATTCACTGAATCATTGGGAAAAGAACCGGTGATTGGCGTTGAAGAAAGCCGGTCTATTTTGCAAAAACTTTCACTTAAATCATACAGCGGAAAATACAAGCTCATGGTGCTTTGGCTGCCTGAAAAAATGAATCAGGCGGCAGCAAATAAATTATTAAAAATGCTGGAAGAGCCGCCTGAAGAAACTTTGTTTTTATTGTTGTGTGACAATATGGAGAATATTTTACCAACCATTATTTCACGCACGCAAATGCTGAAAATTTCTCCCTTTACGTCAGATGAAATTGCAGGATATCTTGAAGGGCATTTCAGTGCTGATCCATCCGTTTCATACTCTATTGCCGGCCTTGCACAAGGCAGTATGGTTGAGGCTATTCAAATGATTACCGGAGATGAAAATCAACACGTGTATTTTGACTTGTTCGTAAAAATGATGCGCACCGCCTACGCAGCTAACGGTCTTGACTTAATGAGTGTAAGTGAAGAAATTGCCGCACTAAACAAAGAGCAACAGAAAAATTTTTTACGCTACGGTTTGCATCTTTTTAGAGAGAGTATCATGCTCAATTATATGAAAGGTGAACTGGTGAATTTGCGCAATGAAGAACGCGCTTTTTTAGACAAATTTGCCCGGTTTATCAATAACCAAAACATTGTTGCATTGAATGAAGAATTTAATAAAGCCCACTATCATTTAGAAAGAAATGCCAATGCAAAAGTGCTTTTTACCGATCTTTTAATTAAACTTACCAAACTAATTCGCAAAGGCGTTTGA